A genomic segment from Legionella quinlivanii encodes:
- a CDS encoding peptide chain release factor family protein: MINNDKWNSLSEWMERLGISDSDLQEKFIIGSGKGGQKLHKTASTVYLKHLPSGIEVKCQDARSREDNRYFARMRICEKLNALVSDEKSRQQQHIEKLKRQKRRRSRRSKQKMLDEKSRQGQLKQSRARPQSFD; this comes from the coding sequence ATGATTAACAATGACAAGTGGAACAGTTTAAGTGAGTGGATGGAAAGACTGGGAATCAGTGACAGCGATTTGCAGGAAAAGTTTATTATTGGCAGCGGTAAGGGCGGGCAAAAGTTACATAAAACGGCTTCGACGGTTTATCTTAAGCACCTGCCGTCAGGGATTGAAGTCAAATGCCAGGATGCGCGAAGCCGCGAGGACAACCGCTATTTTGCCAGGATGAGAATCTGCGAAAAATTAAATGCACTAGTCAGCGATGAAAAATCCAGACAGCAGCAGCACATTGAAAAATTAAAGCGACAGAAAAGGCGGCGTTCGCGGCGCTCAAAGCAGAAAATGCTGGACGAAAAATCCAGACAGGGGCAACTTAAACAATCGAGAGCCAGGCCACAGTCGTTTGATTAA
- a CDS encoding V-type ATP synthase subunit A, translated as MNTAQAKVIAIQEGIVHLERTGEQALVKNEIIYICPLQKESAHKEEIMAEILHVRGNTAIAQVFEETNGIAVGDAVLQTGKQLSVVLGPGLLGMVYDGLQNPLKDFAEEYRYFLPRGVRENPLDFNKKWVFSASAKSGDMVSAGDVLGLVQEGRLTHKIMVPFDMGNQLRVEWIQQGAFTVETPIAKLVDPDNRSHEIRMIQKWPVRLSISQALMRKNLTKRLYPSEPMMTSLRLIDTFFPIARGGTACIPGPFGAGKTVLQNLIARYSDVDIVIVVACGERAGEVVETITEFPKLIDPRSGGSLMDRTIIICNTSSMPVAAREASIYTGITLGEYYRQMGFNVLLIADSTSRWAQAMRETSGRMEEIPGEEGFPAYLNSSIHGLYERAGIVECADHSTGSLTIVGTVSPAGGNFEEPVTQSTLSAVKTFLGLSYDRAYKRFYPAVDPLISWSRYVEQLKSWFENNLEPGWIAKVEQASTLLHRGQDIFNMMQVTGEEGITMSDYIDYQKSLLLDMVYLQQDAYDPVDVSAPITRQKVLFNLLIDIINKDYEFEDKETTRNYFVRLTSLLKNLNYSTLDSDQYNHYYQQIIQLAELSLEND; from the coding sequence ATGAATACTGCTCAAGCGAAAGTCATTGCCATTCAGGAGGGAATTGTCCATCTCGAAAGGACAGGAGAGCAGGCACTGGTAAAAAATGAAATTATCTATATTTGCCCTTTGCAAAAGGAGTCTGCACACAAAGAAGAAATTATGGCTGAAATTCTTCATGTTCGGGGCAATACGGCGATTGCGCAAGTGTTTGAAGAAACGAATGGCATTGCAGTAGGCGATGCGGTTTTACAGACCGGAAAACAACTTTCGGTTGTTTTAGGTCCAGGATTGCTGGGAATGGTCTATGACGGTTTACAAAATCCATTGAAGGACTTTGCAGAGGAGTATAGGTATTTTCTTCCTCGCGGGGTGCGCGAAAACCCGCTCGATTTTAATAAGAAATGGGTTTTTTCAGCTTCGGCCAAATCAGGCGATATGGTTTCGGCAGGCGATGTGCTTGGTCTCGTACAGGAGGGGCGATTAACCCATAAAATTATGGTCCCCTTTGACATGGGAAATCAGCTCAGGGTTGAATGGATACAGCAAGGTGCTTTCACAGTTGAAACCCCGATTGCAAAACTGGTTGATCCTGATAACCGCAGCCATGAAATCCGTATGATTCAGAAATGGCCAGTGCGTTTATCAATTTCTCAGGCACTGATGCGTAAAAATCTGACAAAGCGCTTGTACCCTTCCGAACCAATGATGACCAGTTTGAGACTGATTGACACGTTTTTCCCAATTGCCAGAGGAGGAACTGCTTGTATTCCCGGTCCATTCGGAGCGGGTAAAACCGTTTTGCAAAATTTAATAGCCCGTTATTCAGACGTTGATATTGTCATTGTGGTGGCCTGCGGCGAAAGGGCGGGAGAGGTGGTTGAAACAATCACCGAGTTCCCCAAATTAATTGATCCCAGGTCAGGCGGTAGTCTGATGGATAGAACCATTATCATTTGCAATACTTCTTCCATGCCGGTAGCTGCCAGAGAGGCGTCTATTTATACCGGCATCACACTAGGTGAATATTATCGGCAAATGGGATTTAATGTACTACTGATTGCCGACTCAACGTCCCGTTGGGCGCAGGCAATGCGGGAAACGTCCGGCCGCATGGAAGAAATACCCGGCGAGGAAGGTTTTCCTGCGTATTTAAATAGCAGCATTCATGGGTTGTATGAGCGAGCCGGTATTGTGGAATGCGCTGATCATTCCACTGGCAGTTTAACCATTGTAGGAACGGTGTCGCCGGCAGGGGGAAATTTTGAGGAGCCAGTGACCCAATCCACATTAAGTGCGGTGAAAACCTTTCTTGGTTTAAGTTATGATCGTGCGTACAAACGATTTTACCCGGCGGTTGATCCCTTAATTTCCTGGTCACGCTATGTTGAGCAGTTAAAATCCTGGTTTGAAAATAATCTTGAGCCAGGCTGGATTGCGAAAGTGGAACAGGCCAGCACTTTATTGCACCGTGGACAGGACATTTTTAATATGATGCAAGTTACCGGAGAAGAGGGCATCACCATGTCCGATTATATCGATTACCAAAAATCGCTGTTGCTTGATATGGTCTATTTACAGCAAGATGCCTATGATCCGGTCGATGTTTCTGCACCTATTACCAGACAAAAAGTATTATTTAATTTGCTTATTGATATAATAAATAAGGATTATGAGTTTGAAGATAAAGAAACCACCCGTAACTATTTCGTCAGGTTAACCAGTTTACTTAAAAATCTGAATTACTCGACTCTTGACTCAGATCAATATAACCATTATTACCAGCAGATCATTCAGCTGGCCGAATTATCTTTAGAAAATGATTAA
- a CDS encoding DUF2764 family protein, producing the protein MNTPFYMLVTSLPRMPADFKIEALPISRLQLEKRLKLLTDEQLSLLYAIENLLWKSWYSPHQSVDDTKTQYQALDTKSSDFIRNISRWFLELRSILAAMRMRNAHLGQPDDPDHYWISRWQKRLNNQWEVSDFGLKKVYPWLPKINMEISENNTVAVEEFVLNKIWNYLAKIETGHYFDFDAIVIYLLRWNVINYWSGYRSSNLLDEVEQLIQRVEAELDENKRIKDQL; encoded by the coding sequence ATGAACACGCCATTCTATATGCTGGTTACGAGCCTGCCTCGCATGCCGGCTGATTTTAAAATCGAAGCCTTGCCTATTTCCAGATTGCAGTTGGAAAAGCGGCTCAAACTTCTTACCGACGAGCAGTTAAGTCTGCTTTATGCGATTGAAAATTTATTGTGGAAAAGTTGGTACAGCCCACATCAGTCCGTAGATGATACCAAAACCCAATATCAGGCTCTCGATACGAAATCGTCTGATTTTATAAGAAATATTTCAAGATGGTTTCTCGAGTTAAGAAGTATTCTAGCGGCAATGCGAATGCGAAACGCACATTTAGGCCAGCCTGACGATCCTGATCACTATTGGATCAGTCGTTGGCAAAAACGATTGAACAATCAATGGGAGGTTTCAGACTTTGGATTGAAAAAGGTCTATCCCTGGTTACCGAAAATCAACATGGAAATTAGCGAAAATAATACCGTGGCAGTGGAAGAGTTTGTTTTAAATAAAATATGGAATTATCTGGCTAAAATTGAGACGGGGCATTACTTTGATTTCGATGCGATAGTTATTTATCTGCTGCGTTGGAATGTAATTAACTATTGGTCAGGCTATCGCAGCAGTAATCTATTGGATGAGGTTGAGCAGTTGATACAACGTGTCGAAGCGGAACTGGATGAAAACAAAAGAATAAAGGATCAATTATGA
- a CDS encoding ATP synthase subunit C, whose translation MNDLMLMLGWIGITAPMALATIGSIYGCAIAGQAAIGAMLDMEGGYGKYIGVSVLPSTQAIMGIVIMFSLNRTVTPQIAGGLFGIGILSGIALMLCAIQQGICCASAINATKNKPEIFGLSIAPAAIVEGFAVFIFVFALVLSTGL comes from the coding sequence ATGAATGATTTAATGTTGATGTTGGGATGGATTGGAATCACCGCCCCAATGGCGTTGGCCACTATTGGCAGTATTTATGGTTGTGCGATAGCGGGACAGGCAGCAATTGGAGCGATGCTTGATATGGAAGGAGGCTATGGCAAATACATTGGCGTCTCAGTGCTTCCTTCAACGCAGGCTATCATGGGCATTGTGATCATGTTTTCCTTAAACCGAACGGTCACGCCCCAAATAGCGGGAGGATTATTCGGCATAGGTATTTTAAGCGGTATTGCGCTTATGCTTTGTGCAATTCAGCAGGGTATTTGTTGCGCCAGCGCGATTAATGCCACCAAAAACAAGCCGGAAATTTTTGGTTTATCGATTGCTCCAGCCGCCATTGTCGAAGGGTTTGCCGTATTTATCTTCGTATTTGCTCTGGTATTGAGCACTGGATTATAG
- a CDS encoding V-type ATP synthase subunit I codes for MSIVAFKKLSIFGSSLNKNSMVDQLQALGCIHLISVKPKDNSVLTCPSTSLLDQFNTAVRYLKDCPEQGRQRLQWRQFNPDEILMSILANQKDMKELIDQRDRLLARVHELAEWGNFHLPDESQLSGIKLWFYKLTYKEAALIPKDKIVQEVYRDNRYIFLVLLAREEPQGEAFCSLRSHTGAVPLKVLRNQLEDLNEQIDDLIDERRNLTRYRFLLSREIAAFADRSQFKQALNQINDNKNFFFLQGWVPQSKISDIELFCREQVLGVAIEEPSADEIPPTLLQNPPLLEGGQKLVNFYQTPGYRALDPSIMVFFSFSVFFAMILADAGYGIVLAVITLLSWKSLGKRQSLTWLRPLLVTLSAFSIIYGMLLGSYWGLEPKAGSVLAQFKVINIQNFKSMMTLVIVIGCLHICIASGMRAWFSSGFCERVKSIGIIVFIISALIWAYGLMNHNNYIVTAGICLLIFSLLMMLFFASNTPVNSFKGLLLRGFHGLTALTEIPSLFGDILSYLRLFALGLAGASLALTFNTMASHIAETSWLLAGLVLLLGQCLNFVLCLMGAVIHGLRLNYIEFFKWSVKEDGYNYQPFKKQEISHE; via the coding sequence ATGAGCATTGTCGCCTTTAAGAAATTATCCATTTTTGGAAGCAGCCTTAATAAAAATTCCATGGTTGATCAATTACAGGCTCTGGGTTGTATTCACTTAATTTCAGTCAAACCAAAGGACAACAGCGTTTTAACTTGTCCTTCAACCAGCTTGCTGGATCAATTCAACACCGCAGTACGCTATCTCAAGGATTGTCCAGAACAGGGCCGTCAGCGTTTACAGTGGAGACAATTCAATCCAGATGAAATTCTAATGTCCATTTTGGCAAACCAGAAAGACATGAAGGAGCTGATTGATCAGCGTGATCGCTTACTCGCTCGTGTTCATGAGCTGGCAGAATGGGGTAATTTTCACTTACCTGACGAGTCACAGCTAAGTGGGATTAAATTATGGTTTTATAAACTGACTTATAAAGAGGCGGCTTTAATTCCTAAAGATAAAATTGTTCAGGAAGTGTATCGCGACAATCGCTATATATTTCTCGTTTTACTGGCTCGGGAAGAACCTCAGGGGGAAGCATTCTGTTCGTTGCGCAGCCATACTGGTGCTGTTCCGCTTAAGGTTTTGCGAAACCAGTTGGAAGATTTGAATGAACAAATCGATGATTTAATTGATGAACGGCGCAATCTGACCCGTTATCGTTTTTTATTATCGCGAGAGATTGCGGCGTTTGCCGATCGCAGTCAGTTTAAACAGGCCCTCAATCAAATCAATGACAATAAAAATTTCTTCTTTCTTCAGGGATGGGTGCCTCAATCAAAAATTTCAGATATCGAATTATTCTGCAGGGAACAAGTGTTAGGTGTGGCTATCGAAGAGCCTTCAGCTGATGAAATCCCTCCGACACTCTTGCAGAATCCGCCATTACTGGAGGGTGGGCAGAAGCTGGTTAACTTTTATCAAACGCCGGGTTATCGTGCCCTGGATCCCTCCATTATGGTGTTTTTCTCCTTTTCTGTTTTTTTCGCTATGATTTTAGCAGATGCCGGTTATGGAATTGTTCTGGCTGTCATCACCTTGCTAAGCTGGAAATCTTTGGGAAAACGCCAGTCATTAACCTGGCTCAGACCTTTGCTAGTCACCCTGAGTGCGTTTTCTATCATTTATGGAATGCTGCTTGGCAGTTATTGGGGGCTTGAACCCAAAGCAGGCAGTGTATTAGCCCAATTCAAAGTCATTAACATACAGAATTTCAAATCAATGATGACTTTGGTGATTGTGATTGGCTGCCTTCACATTTGCATAGCCAGTGGCATGCGCGCCTGGTTTAGCAGCGGCTTTTGCGAGCGGGTTAAATCCATCGGCATCATAGTATTCATAATTTCAGCTCTGATTTGGGCCTATGGGCTGATGAATCACAATAATTATATTGTGACAGCAGGCATCTGTTTACTAATTTTCAGTTTATTAATGATGCTGTTTTTTGCATCGAATACTCCGGTAAACAGCTTTAAGGGGCTGCTTCTCAGAGGATTTCATGGCTTAACTGCCTTAACCGAAATTCCTTCCCTGTTTGGAGATATTCTAAGTTATCTGCGCTTGTTTGCGCTGGGACTCGCAGGCGCTTCTCTGGCATTAACTTTTAATACAATGGCGTCGCATATTGCAGAAACAAGCTGGCTTTTGGCGGGGCTGGTCTTATTGCTAGGGCAATGTTTAAATTTTGTGTTGTGTCTTATGGGGGCCGTAATTCATGGACTTCGCCTGAATTACATTGAGTTTTTCAAATGGTCTGTCAAAGAAGATGGATATAACTATCAGCCGTTTAAAAAGCAGGAGATATCGCATGAATGA
- a CDS encoding V-type ATP synthase subunit D, whose protein sequence is MTQVKLNKSALSLQQKNLKNYQRYLPSLELKRKKLLSVRVHIDENIQQLTNKEVQLKEHMKNNLPMVSGMITEIKKMIQIDSVDTAEENIAGVNLPVFKSVKYTVEGYAYLNTPHWFEAAIQAISELVSIRLQMRTLLLQQEILAKAIKTVTQRKNLFEKVLIPDALKQIRLIQIFLADTERAAVVSSKIAKKKREML, encoded by the coding sequence ATGACGCAAGTCAAACTGAATAAAAGTGCCTTGAGTCTGCAACAAAAAAATCTGAAGAACTATCAGCGCTATTTACCTTCTCTGGAATTAAAGAGAAAAAAACTGCTCTCAGTTCGTGTGCATATTGATGAGAACATCCAACAGTTGACGAATAAAGAAGTTCAATTAAAAGAGCATATGAAAAATAACCTGCCAATGGTCTCGGGTATGATCACTGAAATCAAAAAAATGATTCAGATCGATTCTGTCGATACCGCAGAGGAAAATATAGCCGGAGTAAATCTGCCGGTTTTTAAATCTGTTAAATATACTGTCGAGGGTTATGCCTATCTCAATACGCCTCACTGGTTTGAAGCGGCTATTCAAGCTATCTCTGAGCTTGTCAGCATTCGTTTGCAAATGAGAACCTTGTTATTGCAACAAGAGATTCTGGCCAAAGCCATTAAAACAGTAACTCAACGAAAAAATCTGTTTGAAAAAGTGCTTATTCCTGATGCATTAAAACAAATTCGGCTGATCCAGATTTTTCTGGCTGATACTGAGCGAGCCGCAGTGGTCAGCTCAAAAATTGCCAAGAAAAAAAGGGAGATGCTATGA
- a CDS encoding V-type ATP synthase subunit B, with product MGIIHYKNIREITGDILKISIPQAENHVVSPRLDDLALIHTPEGTTLLAQIINLQKQIASLQVFGSTKGLSTDSSVSLLGHPMRVSYSYNILGRVFNGIGKPIDGGPTLEQEDTTPIRTSTVNPTRRVLASKMIRTNIPMIDLFNCLVESQKIPIFSIAGEPYNELLAKIATQADADIIIFGGMGLLFDDYYAFRKTFEDYGSIARTVMFVNQASDPILERLLVPDMALAVAEKMAVEEGKRVLVLLTDMTAFADALKEVGIAMERIPSNRGYMGDLYSQLARRYEKACDFQGAGSVTILSVTTMPGNDLTHPVPDNTGYITEGQLYLHAGSIDPFGSLSRLKQHVIGKQTRDDHGQIMNAMIRFFSAACEAEQKQAMAFEITEYDERLLKFGRLFRERFMDIKVSLPLEKALDLSWKTLGECFQENELLIKQELIAKYFKVQVPGEGNDASQTE from the coding sequence ATGGGAATCATACATTATAAGAATATAAGGGAAATCACAGGCGATATTCTCAAGATTTCTATTCCACAGGCTGAAAATCATGTGGTTTCACCGAGACTGGATGATTTGGCGCTCATCCATACGCCTGAAGGTACAACACTTTTAGCGCAGATCATTAATCTTCAAAAACAGATTGCGAGCTTACAGGTATTCGGCAGCACCAAGGGCTTGTCTACGGATTCCTCCGTCAGTTTGCTGGGGCATCCAATGAGGGTCAGTTATTCTTACAATATTCTGGGACGAGTATTTAACGGGATTGGCAAGCCCATTGATGGTGGTCCCACGCTGGAGCAGGAAGATACTACTCCCATACGTACCTCTACTGTAAATCCCACACGTCGGGTTCTGGCATCCAAAATGATCCGCACCAATATTCCCATGATTGATTTATTCAATTGTCTTGTAGAAAGCCAAAAAATTCCGATATTTTCCATTGCCGGGGAACCTTACAATGAATTGCTGGCTAAAATTGCAACTCAGGCCGATGCCGATATAATCATCTTTGGTGGAATGGGATTATTGTTTGATGATTATTATGCTTTTCGTAAGACATTTGAGGATTATGGCTCAATAGCGCGCACTGTTATGTTTGTTAATCAAGCATCCGATCCAATTCTTGAGCGCTTGCTAGTTCCCGATATGGCACTGGCAGTGGCTGAGAAAATGGCAGTGGAAGAGGGGAAGCGAGTTCTGGTACTGCTAACCGACATGACTGCTTTTGCCGATGCTTTGAAAGAGGTCGGTATTGCAATGGAGCGTATTCCTTCAAACCGCGGCTACATGGGCGACTTATACTCTCAGTTAGCCAGACGTTACGAAAAAGCCTGTGATTTTCAGGGCGCCGGCTCAGTCACCATCCTTTCCGTCACTACCATGCCCGGCAATGATCTGACCCATCCTGTTCCTGATAACACAGGCTATATCACCGAAGGACAACTCTATTTACATGCCGGATCTATCGATCCGTTTGGATCCTTATCTCGATTAAAACAGCATGTTATCGGCAAGCAGACCCGTGATGATCACGGGCAAATTATGAATGCCATGATCCGCTTTTTTTCGGCAGCCTGCGAAGCGGAGCAAAAGCAGGCAATGGCGTTTGAAATCACCGAATACGATGAACGTTTATTGAAGTTTGGCCGTCTGTTTCGCGAGCGCTTTATGGATATTAAAGTGTCTCTCCCTTTGGAAAAAGCGCTTGATTTATCCTGGAAAACTTTAGGCGAGTGCTTTCAGGAGAACGAATTATTAATTAAGCAGGAATTAATTGCCAAATACTTCAAAGTTCAAGTGCCAGGAGAAGGAAATGACGCAAGTCAAACTGAATAA
- the phaZ gene encoding polyhydroxyalkanoate depolymerase encodes MLFNPLDNRSLYNAYDWLMRFIQPLSDYSLTLSKRCQRIANSLDLPVTLPYLSEMQTDAISQFTQGAVKNYRELAGYFYVYHMVTNIYEKPKFDIKEVQIGDDYFDVFEEIVDEKSFCNLLHFRKRNIGETQPKMLLVAPMSGHYATLLRDTVKALLPFYDVYITDWKNARDVPLKEGAFDLNDFIDYVISYFIQLGPDLSVMAVCQPTVPVLAALALMSTNNDPHLPHCAILLGGPIDTNQSPTAVNRLAVSRGDDWFQQNVISMVPGHFPGAMRLVYPGFMQLSGFMSMNMQRHIESLLSAVHDYGANQKDKALKTIQFYLEYFSTMDLTAEFYMQTIHTVFQEHLLARGRYKSRGKDIRLQDITKTSILVIEGENDDITGLGQTKSVISLCKNLPDSMKQYYLAPKVGHYGLFNGSKFRNTIIPRIQNFLSSHCCAVSDTKRESNRNI; translated from the coding sequence ATGTTGTTCAATCCACTTGATAATCGTTCTTTATATAATGCCTATGATTGGCTGATGCGATTTATTCAACCGCTGTCTGATTACAGCCTGACCTTGTCCAAACGCTGTCAAAGAATTGCGAACTCGCTGGATTTGCCGGTGACGCTTCCCTATTTATCGGAAATGCAGACTGATGCAATCAGCCAGTTCACCCAGGGGGCCGTTAAAAATTACCGGGAATTAGCCGGTTATTTCTATGTATACCACATGGTTACCAATATTTATGAAAAGCCTAAATTTGACATTAAAGAGGTTCAGATAGGCGATGATTATTTTGATGTGTTTGAAGAAATTGTGGACGAGAAAAGTTTTTGCAATCTGCTTCACTTCAGGAAACGGAACATAGGGGAGACGCAGCCAAAAATGCTGCTGGTGGCCCCCATGTCGGGTCATTATGCTACTTTACTCAGGGACACGGTCAAAGCCTTGCTGCCTTTCTATGACGTCTATATCACCGATTGGAAAAATGCACGCGATGTGCCGCTGAAAGAGGGGGCTTTTGATTTAAATGATTTCATTGATTATGTCATTTCCTATTTCATACAATTAGGACCGGATCTCTCTGTGATGGCTGTCTGTCAACCGACAGTACCTGTTTTGGCCGCATTGGCCTTAATGTCTACCAATAATGATCCGCATCTGCCTCATTGCGCAATTTTATTAGGCGGCCCCATTGACACGAATCAATCGCCCACGGCAGTGAATCGTCTGGCAGTTTCAAGAGGGGATGACTGGTTTCAGCAAAATGTGATCTCAATGGTCCCCGGGCATTTTCCGGGCGCGATGCGGCTCGTTTACCCAGGATTCATGCAGCTTTCCGGTTTTATGAGCATGAATATGCAACGGCATATCGAATCGCTCTTATCGGCTGTTCATGATTATGGAGCAAATCAGAAAGATAAAGCGCTTAAAACAATTCAGTTTTATCTGGAGTATTTTTCCACTATGGATTTGACTGCAGAGTTTTATATGCAAACCATTCATACTGTTTTTCAGGAACATCTGCTTGCCAGAGGACGATACAAATCCAGAGGCAAAGACATTCGATTGCAGGATATCACAAAGACCTCAATTCTGGTCATCGAAGGGGAGAATGACGATATCACCGGTCTTGGCCAGACCAAATCGGTAATCAGCTTATGCAAGAATCTTCCTGATTCGATGAAACAATATTATCTGGCACCCAAGGTTGGCCATTACGGCCTTTTTAACGGCAGTAAATTTCGCAATACGATTATTCCCAGAATACAGAATTTTTTAAGTTCCCATTGTTGCGCTGTTTCCGATACAAAAAGGGAAAGTAACCGGAACATATAA
- a CDS encoding EAL domain-containing protein: MERAKLIIVAILLAIVGAVIPILVVLYLSVERAIQTEQKHLSNITHEVVKRASHTASLAREALYELNKLHIQSVCAPDHLNAMRKITVDNPVVEEIGFFENGLLKCSIWGAANSPVSQYAPDLITARGFGASFNIKSMVRNNKLLIAFQYGNYYILVDPLRFLDILVDPSVQIALTTQKGVLIAERHRPDMKLVKQFSQDHQQVEDKIIAYTSSDEGFVATAIESREVLYNELRNELGLLLPLAIAISAFIIGLVIYFSQHRLSIAGELASAIKNKRLTLFYQPIVSLKTGQCVGAEALVRWFRPSGEQLSPDLFIPIAEKEGLITKITEQVIDLVIADLGKVLSVDRDLHISINLSAADIKKGQILKTLEAKLATTFILNSQIWLEITERAFVELNFAKEMIQNARSLGYVVAIDDFGTGYSSLSYLQNLELDVLKIDKSFIASIRTDSATSNVTPHIIDMAKALNLKILAEGIELVEQAEYLDLKEVEYGQGWLYSKALNVDDFIAFYKDKNKKI, encoded by the coding sequence TTGGAACGTGCAAAACTGATTATTGTCGCAATTTTATTGGCAATCGTGGGCGCAGTAATCCCCATTCTTGTTGTGCTTTACCTTTCAGTTGAGCGCGCCATTCAAACTGAGCAGAAGCATTTGTCGAATATTACTCATGAAGTCGTTAAGCGCGCCTCGCATACAGCGAGTCTGGCCAGAGAGGCTTTATATGAGCTGAACAAACTCCACATTCAATCTGTTTGCGCCCCTGATCATTTAAACGCCATGCGAAAAATTACTGTAGACAATCCGGTGGTAGAAGAGATTGGTTTTTTTGAGAATGGTTTATTAAAGTGTTCAATTTGGGGTGCTGCCAATAGCCCTGTGTCGCAATATGCACCGGACCTGATTACAGCACGAGGATTTGGTGCTTCTTTTAACATAAAATCGATGGTAAGAAACAATAAGTTATTAATTGCGTTTCAATATGGAAATTACTATATCCTGGTAGATCCTCTCCGTTTTCTGGATATTCTGGTTGACCCTTCTGTGCAGATTGCCCTCACCACTCAAAAAGGCGTGCTAATTGCAGAGCGCCATCGGCCAGATATGAAGTTGGTAAAGCAGTTTTCGCAGGACCATCAGCAAGTCGAAGATAAAATCATAGCCTATACCTCAAGTGATGAAGGGTTCGTTGCCACGGCCATTGAGTCGCGAGAAGTATTATATAATGAATTGAGAAACGAACTGGGCTTATTATTGCCATTAGCTATTGCAATCTCCGCTTTCATTATCGGTTTGGTTATTTATTTTTCACAGCATCGTCTTTCGATTGCTGGAGAACTTGCCTCAGCAATAAAAAATAAACGACTTACTCTGTTTTATCAGCCCATTGTGAGCTTAAAAACTGGACAATGTGTGGGCGCTGAGGCTTTAGTGCGGTGGTTTCGCCCCAGCGGTGAGCAATTATCTCCCGATTTGTTTATACCGATTGCGGAAAAAGAGGGGTTGATCACCAAAATTACGGAGCAGGTTATTGACCTCGTGATCGCCGATTTGGGCAAGGTACTATCAGTCGATCGCGACCTACATATCTCAATTAACTTAAGTGCGGCGGATATAAAAAAAGGACAAATACTTAAAACTCTTGAGGCTAAGCTGGCAACTACCTTCATTTTAAATAGTCAGATCTGGCTGGAAATTACCGAACGTGCTTTTGTTGAACTGAATTTTGCAAAGGAAATGATCCAAAATGCCAGAAGTCTTGGATATGTGGTGGCTATTGATGATTTCGGAACCGGTTATTCAAGCCTCTCTTACCTGCAAAATCTGGAATTGGATGTATTGAAAATCGATAAATCCTTCATAGCCAGTATCCGCACCGACTCAGCGACCAGTAATGTCACGCCGCATATTATAGATATGGCAAAAGCGTTAAATCTCAAAATTCTTGCGGAAGGTATAGAGCTGGTGGAGCAGGCTGAGTATCTGGATTTAAAAGAAGTCGAATACGGACAGGGCTGGCTCTATTCCAAAGCACTTAACGTCGATGATTTTATAGCATTTTATAAAGATAAAAATAAAAAGATCTAG